The Macrococcoides canis genome has a window encoding:
- the lspA gene encoding signal peptidase II produces the protein MNRNYRIIPMGLLSIVLILVDQLTKYMIVKSMEIGESISIIGDILKITSHRNYGAAWGMLQNQMIFFYIITVIVLIALCYFYYKEAADNLLMQSGLMLIFAGAIGNFIDRLFRGNVVDFIDTKIINYDFPIFNVADSCLTIGVFILLYELLFNQKEEKQHGNI, from the coding sequence ATGAATCGTAACTATCGAATAATACCAATGGGTTTATTATCTATCGTACTGATACTTGTGGATCAGCTGACAAAATATATGATTGTTAAATCAATGGAAATCGGGGAGAGCATCTCGATTATTGGTGATATCTTAAAGATTACTTCTCATCGCAATTACGGAGCAGCATGGGGAATGCTTCAAAATCAGATGATATTCTTCTATATTATCACTGTTATCGTACTTATTGCATTGTGCTATTTTTATTATAAGGAAGCGGCAGATAATCTACTGATGCAGTCTGGATTAATGCTTATCTTTGCAGGTGCAATCGGAAACTTTATCGATAGATTATTTAGAGGGAATGTCGTTGATTTTATCGATACGAAGATTATCAACTATGATTTTCCGATATTTAATGTTGCAGACAGCTGTCTGACAATCGGCGTATTTATTTTACTTTATGAGCTTTTATTCAACCAAAAAGAGGAGAAACAACATGGAAACATTTAA
- the carB gene encoding carbamoyl-phosphate synthase large subunit produces MPKRNDIKTILVIGSGPIIIGQAAEFDYAGTQACLALKEEGYKVILVNSNPATIMTDTEIADKVYIEPLTLDFVARIIRKEQPDALLPTLGGQTGLNMAVQLHEAGILEENNVTLLGTKLSSIEQAEDRDLFRNLMNELNEPVPESDIVNTVQQAIDFATSIGYPVIVRPAFTMGGTGGGICHDEKELVEIVTNGLKYSPVTQCLIEKSIAGYKEIEYEVMRDSNDNAIVVCNMENIDPVGIHTGDSIVVAPSQTLTDKEYHMLRDVSLKIIRALGIEGGCNVQLALDPHSFNYYIIEVNPRVSRSSALASKATGYPIAKLAAKIAVGLTLDEMMNPVTGTSYAAFEPALDYVVSKIPRFPFDKFEKGERVLGTQMKATGEVMAIGRTYEESLLKAIRSLEYGVHHLGLPNGEDFELDFIKQRISEQDDERLFFIGEAIRRGVTLEEIHEMTQIDYFFLNKFQHIIDIEHDLKDNVGDIDHLVWAKKYGFSDKVIAHRWNMTEKEIYDIRHANNILPVYKMVDTCASEFESNTPYFYGTYETENESIRSDKKKVVVLGSGPIRIGQGVEFDYATVHAVWAIREAGYEAIIINNNPETVSTDFSISDKLYFEPLTEEDVMNIINLEQPEGVVVQFGGQTAINLAEKLTKYGVKVLGTSLENLDRAEDRKEFEALMQRIEIPQPLGKTATSVEEAVSNANYIGYPVLVRPSYVLGGRAMEIVYNEEELINYMTQAVKASPEHPVLIDRYLTGKEIEVDAICDGDTVVIPGIMEHIERAGVHSGDSIAVYPPQTLTEAQIATLEDYTKRLAHGLEIKGLLNIQFVISNDEVFVLEVNPRASRTVPFLSKITDVPMANLAMKAILGESLTSKGYQDGLVPFKEGVYVKAPVFSFSKLKNVDITLGPEMKSTGEVMGKDITLEKALYKGLVASGLQVKDHGTVLITVADKDKQEALSLAKRFHEVGYRIMATSGTAKLLKENNIPVVEVSKIGSEFNLLDVIRDGHVQIVINTMTKGKQIERDGFQIRRDSVDNGVPCLTSLDTARALLEVIESMTFNMNQM; encoded by the coding sequence ATGCCTAAACGTAATGATATTAAAACAATTCTCGTAATCGGTTCGGGTCCAATCATTATTGGACAAGCAGCAGAGTTTGACTATGCAGGTACACAAGCATGTCTTGCTTTAAAAGAAGAAGGTTATAAAGTCATCCTTGTGAACTCAAATCCAGCGACAATCATGACGGATACGGAAATTGCAGATAAAGTTTATATCGAACCGTTAACATTAGACTTTGTCGCACGTATTATCCGTAAGGAGCAGCCAGATGCATTACTGCCGACACTTGGTGGACAGACAGGATTAAACATGGCAGTTCAGCTGCATGAAGCGGGAATTCTGGAAGAAAATAATGTTACGTTGCTCGGAACGAAGCTATCTTCAATTGAACAAGCGGAAGACAGAGATTTATTCCGTAACTTAATGAATGAATTGAATGAACCCGTTCCTGAAAGTGATATCGTCAATACGGTTCAGCAGGCGATTGATTTTGCGACAAGTATCGGTTATCCGGTAATCGTACGCCCAGCGTTCACGATGGGGGGTACAGGAGGTGGTATTTGTCACGATGAAAAAGAACTTGTTGAAATCGTGACAAATGGTCTGAAATACTCACCGGTGACACAGTGTCTAATCGAGAAATCCATTGCAGGCTATAAAGAAATTGAATATGAAGTAATGCGTGACTCAAATGATAATGCCATCGTTGTATGTAATATGGAGAATATCGATCCAGTCGGGATTCATACAGGAGACTCGATCGTTGTTGCACCGAGTCAGACGTTAACAGACAAAGAGTACCATATGTTACGTGACGTATCGCTGAAGATTATCCGTGCATTAGGGATAGAAGGTGGATGTAACGTACAGCTTGCCCTGGACCCGCATTCTTTCAACTATTACATTATAGAAGTAAACCCACGTGTATCTCGTTCATCTGCACTCGCATCTAAAGCAACAGGTTATCCAATCGCGAAACTTGCAGCAAAGATTGCCGTAGGACTTACGCTTGATGAAATGATGAACCCAGTTACAGGTACAAGCTATGCAGCATTTGAACCAGCACTTGATTACGTTGTATCTAAGATACCGCGTTTCCCATTCGATAAGTTTGAAAAAGGTGAACGTGTGCTAGGTACGCAGATGAAAGCGACTGGTGAAGTTATGGCGATCGGTCGAACATATGAAGAATCATTGCTTAAAGCAATACGTTCGTTAGAGTATGGTGTACATCACCTTGGATTACCAAATGGTGAAGACTTTGAACTAGACTTCATTAAACAACGTATCAGTGAACAAGATGATGAGCGACTCTTCTTCATCGGAGAAGCAATTCGACGTGGTGTGACATTAGAAGAGATCCATGAGATGACACAAATTGATTATTTCTTCTTAAACAAGTTCCAGCATATCATTGATATCGAGCATGACTTAAAAGACAATGTCGGTGATATTGATCACTTAGTCTGGGCTAAGAAATACGGATTCAGTGATAAAGTGATTGCACATCGCTGGAATATGACAGAAAAAGAGATCTATGATATCCGTCATGCAAACAATATCCTGCCTGTATACAAAATGGTGGATACATGTGCATCTGAGTTTGAATCAAATACACCTTACTTCTACGGCACATATGAAACTGAAAATGAATCTATTCGTTCTGATAAGAAGAAGGTTGTCGTTCTTGGATCTGGCCCAATCCGTATCGGTCAAGGGGTAGAGTTTGACTATGCAACAGTACATGCTGTATGGGCGATTCGTGAAGCGGGTTATGAAGCAATTATCATTAATAATAACCCTGAGACAGTTTCAACAGACTTCTCGATTTCAGATAAACTGTATTTCGAACCATTAACGGAAGAAGATGTGATGAACATCATTAATCTAGAGCAACCTGAAGGTGTGGTTGTACAGTTCGGTGGACAGACAGCGATTAACTTAGCTGAGAAATTAACGAAATACGGTGTTAAAGTATTAGGAACATCTTTAGAAAACCTGGACCGTGCAGAAGACCGTAAAGAATTCGAAGCGTTAATGCAAAGAATTGAAATCCCGCAGCCACTTGGAAAAACTGCAACATCTGTTGAAGAAGCAGTGAGCAATGCGAATTATATCGGTTATCCTGTCCTTGTTCGTCCGTCATACGTACTTGGTGGTCGTGCAATGGAAATCGTATATAACGAAGAAGAACTGATCAACTACATGACGCAGGCTGTTAAAGCAAGTCCTGAACATCCAGTTCTCATCGATAGATACTTAACAGGAAAAGAGATTGAAGTCGATGCAATATGTGATGGGGACACAGTGGTAATCCCAGGTATTATGGAACACATTGAACGCGCAGGAGTACACTCAGGTGACTCTATCGCAGTCTATCCGCCACAAACATTGACTGAAGCTCAAATTGCGACGTTAGAAGATTACACGAAACGTTTAGCACACGGATTAGAGATTAAAGGATTGCTTAATATCCAGTTTGTTATCAGTAATGATGAAGTGTTCGTACTTGAAGTAAATCCAAGAGCAAGTCGTACGGTACCATTCTTAAGTAAGATTACGGATGTTCCGATGGCAAACTTGGCGATGAAAGCAATATTAGGTGAATCACTTACATCTAAAGGGTATCAAGATGGACTTGTACCATTTAAAGAAGGTGTGTATGTAAAAGCACCTGTATTCAGTTTCTCTAAACTGAAAAATGTAGATATTACATTAGGACCTGAAATGAAGTCGACAGGTGAAGTAATGGGTAAAGATATTACTTTAGAAAAAGCTTTATATAAAGGACTCGTAGCAAGCGGCTTACAAGTGAAAGATCATGGAACTGTATTAATCACTGTTGCTGATAAGGATAAGCAGGAGGCGTTAAGTCTTGCAAAACGTTTCCATGAAGTAGGCTACCGTATCATGGCTACAAGTGGTACTGCTAAATTACTTAAAGAAAATAATATTCCAGTCGTTGAAGTGAGTAAGATCGGCAGTGAATTTAACTTACTCGATGTTATTCGTGATGGACATGTACAGATTGTCATCAATACGATGACAAAAGGTAAACAAATCGAACGTGATGGCTTCCAGATTCGTCGCGATTCAGTAGATAATGGTGTACCATGTTTAACATCACTTGATACTGCACGTGCGTTATTAGAAGTAATTGAAAGCATGACATTTAATATGAATCAAATGTAG
- a CDS encoding dihydroorotase, with protein sequence MSTLLRGGKVLVNGELVSKDIRIEDGKIAEIGENLNVYNSDIIDLKGKFVTQGFVDVHVHLREPGGEHKETIETGTRAAARGGFTTVCPMPNTRPVPDSVEHIEALNKSIKENAKVRVLPYASITERQLGKDLVDFKALKEHGAFAFTDDGVGVQTASVMYEAMQQAAQLNMAIVAHCEDNSLIYGGAMHEGKVSKALNIPGIPSICEAVQIARDVLLAEAADCHYHVCHVSSKESVRVIRDAKRAGIKVTAEVTPHHLLLNETAITEDDAILKMNPPLRSEEDHQALIEALLDGTIDFIATDHAPHAADEKQQPMTKAPFGIVGSETAFPLLYTKFVKNGDWTLSQLIDYLAVKPGEVFGLPYGKALETGSIADIAVIDLDEEYEIKAEDFLSKSSNTPFIGEHVYGNVKLTLVEGQIAYQEGQHA encoded by the coding sequence ATGTCAACTTTATTAAGAGGCGGGAAAGTTTTAGTTAATGGTGAACTTGTTTCAAAAGATATTCGAATTGAAGATGGGAAAATAGCGGAAATAGGTGAAAATCTTAACGTCTATAATTCAGATATCATTGATCTTAAAGGTAAGTTTGTTACACAGGGCTTTGTTGATGTGCATGTTCATCTAAGAGAACCTGGTGGTGAACATAAGGAGACGATTGAAACAGGAACACGTGCAGCAGCACGTGGTGGATTTACGACGGTTTGTCCGATGCCTAATACACGACCAGTTCCAGATAGTGTCGAACATATTGAAGCATTGAACAAATCGATTAAAGAGAATGCGAAAGTACGTGTATTACCTTACGCTTCTATCACTGAACGTCAACTTGGTAAAGACTTAGTTGATTTTAAGGCATTGAAAGAACACGGTGCATTTGCATTTACAGATGACGGTGTCGGTGTACAGACAGCATCGGTGATGTATGAAGCGATGCAGCAGGCAGCACAGCTTAATATGGCGATTGTCGCACACTGTGAAGATAATTCGCTAATTTATGGCGGTGCAATGCATGAAGGAAAAGTATCAAAAGCGCTAAACATCCCTGGCATTCCTTCAATTTGTGAAGCGGTACAGATTGCACGAGATGTGCTTTTAGCTGAAGCAGCGGACTGTCACTATCATGTGTGCCACGTATCGAGTAAAGAGAGTGTGCGTGTGATTCGTGACGCAAAGCGTGCAGGCATTAAAGTGACAGCAGAAGTGACACCACATCACCTATTATTAAATGAAACTGCAATTACAGAAGATGATGCGATTCTTAAGATGAATCCACCGCTTCGTAGTGAAGAGGATCATCAGGCATTGATCGAAGCATTACTTGACGGAACAATCGACTTTATCGCAACAGACCATGCACCACATGCTGCTGATGAGAAGCAGCAGCCGATGACTAAAGCACCATTTGGAATCGTGGGCAGTGAAACAGCATTTCCATTGCTATATACGAAATTTGTTAAGAATGGCGACTGGACTTTAAGTCAGCTGATTGACTACTTAGCAGTAAAACCAGGTGAAGTCTTCGGATTACCTTATGGAAAAGCATTAGAAACTGGAAGTATTGCAGATATCGCTGTTATCGATCTGGACGAGGAATATGAAATTAAAGCAGAAGATTTCTTATCAAAATCAAGCAATACACCATTTATCGGAGAACATGTCTATGGCAATGTGAAACTCACACTTGTCGAAGGACAAATCGCTTATCAGGAGGGGCAACATGCGTAA
- a CDS encoding uracil-xanthine permease family protein, with amino-acid sequence MTNEEIYERTVEPILDVHEKPKASQWLLLSSQHLFAMFGATVLVPFLTGLPVSAALIASGLGTLLYILITKGKIPAYLGSSFAFITPIIVGLKTHSLGEMLMALFMSGLMYVLIGILIKFVGVNWLLKLLPPVVVGPVIMVIGLGLAPVAVNMAMYTNSGTMEGYSIKYLFIAFVTLVTVIIFSVLVRGFLSIIPVLLGIIAGYITALVLGAVDLSGIQKAKWFQLPDVHVPFVSYTPSIDWMLILIMLPIVFVTVSEHIGHQVVINKIVGRNFFKDPGLHRSLIGDGVSTMLASIIGGPPSTTYGENIGVLAITRIYSIWVIGGAAVLALILGFVGKFTALVSSIPTPVMGGVSILLFGIIASSGLRMLVESKVDFGDKRNLVIASVILVLGIGKAHLDLSIGQINLNIEGMALAALAGILLNAILPESKVHEDY; translated from the coding sequence ATGACAAACGAAGAAATTTATGAACGCACAGTTGAACCGATATTAGATGTACATGAGAAGCCAAAAGCAAGCCAGTGGTTACTCTTAAGTTCTCAGCACTTATTTGCAATGTTTGGTGCGACTGTACTTGTACCTTTCCTGACAGGGCTGCCTGTGTCAGCTGCGCTTATTGCTTCAGGATTAGGAACATTACTCTATATTCTGATTACTAAAGGTAAGATTCCTGCATATCTTGGATCAAGCTTTGCATTTATCACACCGATCATTGTCGGGTTAAAGACACATAGTTTAGGTGAAATGTTGATGGCACTCTTTATGAGTGGACTGATGTATGTCCTTATCGGGATATTGATCAAGTTTGTAGGCGTCAACTGGCTGCTGAAATTACTGCCACCTGTTGTCGTTGGACCTGTTATTATGGTTATCGGACTTGGACTAGCGCCAGTTGCAGTAAATATGGCGATGTATACAAATAGCGGTACGATGGAAGGCTATAGCATCAAGTATTTATTTATCGCGTTCGTGACACTTGTTACAGTGATCATCTTCTCGGTACTTGTACGAGGTTTCTTATCCATTATTCCAGTACTTCTCGGTATTATTGCAGGCTATATTACTGCGTTAGTTCTTGGCGCCGTAGATTTAAGCGGAATTCAAAAGGCAAAATGGTTCCAGCTGCCGGACGTACACGTTCCGTTCGTAAGCTATACACCGAGCATTGACTGGATGCTCATACTGATTATGTTACCGATTGTCTTCGTAACAGTGAGTGAGCACATTGGTCACCAGGTTGTGATTAATAAGATTGTCGGACGCAATTTCTTCAAAGATCCGGGATTACATCGCAGCTTAATTGGAGACGGTGTTTCAACAATGCTTGCCTCAATTATCGGTGGACCACCAAGCACAACTTACGGTGAGAACATCGGAGTTCTTGCCATTACACGTATATATAGTATATGGGTTATCGGTGGTGCTGCCGTGCTTGCATTAATTCTCGGATTTGTCGGTAAGTTTACAGCACTCGTATCAAGTATTCCGACACCGGTTATGGGTGGTGTCTCAATATTATTATTCGGGATCATCGCTTCAAGTGGTCTAAGAATGTTAGTGGAATCAAAAGTCGATTTTGGAGATAAACGTAACTTAGTGATTGCATCAGTAATCTTAGTACTGGGTATCGGTAAAGCACATCTTGACCTTAGCATCGGACAAATCAACTTAAACATAGAAGGAATGGCACTTGCAGCACTTGCAGGAATATTGCTGAACGCAATATTACCAGAATCAAAAGTACATGAAGACTATTAA
- a CDS encoding carbamoyl phosphate synthase small subunit — protein sequence MRKQRYLVLEDGTTFKGYRFGSDKEVVGEIVFNTAMTGYQETLSDPSYTGQIITFTYPLIGNYGINRDDFETLNPSLKGMVVREACDLPSNFRNMATLDETLKSYDVPGIDGVDTRKLTRIIRQHGVLKAAIINDEKDIDATIERLKVESLPTDEVAQVSTKSAYVSTGNDLRVVLIDFGKKENIVRELNLRGCDVTVMPYTTTAEEIIRLRPDGVMLSNGPGNPEVVTEGIEMIKGILGKVPFFGICLGHQLFALASGATTFKMKFGHRGANHPVKNLATGKIEITSQNHGYSVDPESIKNTELEITHTALNDGTVEGLKHKSLPAFSVQYHPEASPGPHDPNYLFDQFIDLMKENKERVTNA from the coding sequence ATGCGTAAACAAAGATATCTAGTATTAGAGGATGGCACGACATTTAAAGGGTACAGATTTGGAAGCGACAAAGAAGTAGTAGGTGAAATCGTATTTAATACTGCGATGACAGGTTATCAGGAGACATTATCTGATCCGTCATATACAGGACAAATTATCACATTCACTTATCCGTTGATCGGGAACTATGGTATTAACCGTGATGACTTCGAAACGTTAAATCCTTCTCTTAAAGGGATGGTTGTACGTGAAGCATGTGATTTACCGAGTAACTTCCGCAATATGGCGACACTCGACGAAACGTTAAAAAGCTATGACGTTCCTGGTATCGACGGTGTTGATACGAGAAAGTTAACGCGTATTATTCGTCAGCACGGGGTACTGAAAGCTGCCATCATCAATGATGAAAAAGATATTGATGCCACAATTGAACGTTTGAAAGTAGAATCGCTACCAACTGATGAAGTTGCACAAGTTTCAACGAAAAGTGCATATGTATCTACAGGAAATGATCTGCGTGTCGTGCTGATTGACTTCGGAAAGAAAGAAAACATTGTGCGTGAACTGAACTTACGTGGCTGTGACGTAACGGTGATGCCATATACAACAACTGCTGAAGAGATTATCAGGCTTCGACCGGACGGTGTAATGCTGTCGAACGGACCTGGGAACCCAGAAGTAGTAACTGAAGGAATCGAAATGATAAAAGGGATTTTAGGAAAAGTGCCATTCTTCGGTATATGTCTAGGTCATCAGCTCTTTGCACTCGCAAGTGGTGCAACGACATTCAAGATGAAATTTGGACACCGTGGTGCAAACCATCCGGTGAAAAACTTAGCGACAGGTAAGATTGAAATCACATCTCAGAACCATGGATACTCAGTAGATCCGGAATCAATCAAGAATACAGAGCTGGAAATCACACATACAGCTTTAAATGATGGAACAGTAGAAGGACTGAAGCATAAGTCATTACCTGCATTCTCTGTGCAGTATCACCCAGAAGCTTCACCTGGTCCACATGATCCAAACTATTTATTTGATCAGTTTATCGATTTAATGAAAGAAAATAAGGAGCGTGTCACAAATGCCTAA
- a CDS encoding dihydroorotate dehydrogenase electron transfer subunit encodes MQEEMRVVKQTSIARNIFEIILHGDITRNMTKPGQFVHMRVGNSTEFMLRRPISICSVDQQEQTLTCLYRADGKGTKFLSTLKAGDTVDILAPLGNGFPVEKAQNTALLIGGGIGVPPLYELSKQLNARGVKTIHVLGFQSKEDMFYIDKFEALGTTHVATVDGSYGTQGFVTDVIKAIPADFDTFYTCGPIVMIKAIQESLPDTPGYVSLEERMGCGIGACYACVCEADNEDGYVKICTDGPVFEKGALSL; translated from the coding sequence ATGCAGGAAGAAATGCGAGTCGTTAAACAGACAAGTATCGCAAGAAATATATTTGAAATTATCTTACACGGTGATATTACGAGAAATATGACAAAGCCAGGACAATTTGTGCATATGCGCGTGGGGAATAGTACGGAGTTTATGTTGAGGCGTCCGATTTCTATCTGCTCAGTAGATCAGCAAGAGCAGACATTAACATGTCTGTACCGTGCAGATGGAAAAGGAACGAAATTCCTATCTACTTTAAAAGCCGGGGATACTGTTGATATATTAGCACCACTTGGTAACGGTTTTCCGGTAGAAAAAGCGCAGAACACTGCACTATTAATTGGTGGAGGCATTGGTGTGCCACCTTTGTATGAACTTTCTAAACAGCTCAATGCACGTGGTGTGAAGACCATTCACGTGCTGGGCTTTCAGTCGAAGGAAGATATGTTCTACATCGATAAGTTTGAAGCACTCGGTACAACCCATGTTGCTACAGTTGACGGAAGTTACGGTACACAAGGGTTTGTGACAGATGTTATCAAGGCGATTCCTGCTGATTTTGATACTTTCTATACGTGTGGTCCAATCGTAATGATTAAAGCGATACAGGAATCATTACCAGATACACCGGGATATGTTTCATTAGAAGAACGTATGGGATGTGGCATCGGTGCATGTTATGCATGTGTGTGCGAAGCAGATAATGAAGACGGCTATGTGAAGATTTGTACGGATGGCCCGGTATTCGAGAAAGGGGCGCTTTCGCTATGA
- the pyrR gene encoding bifunctional pyr operon transcriptional regulator/uracil phosphoribosyltransferase PyrR: MDKRIILDDKAIDRTLTRIAHEILENNKGAHDLVLLGIRTRGIYLAQRIQSKIEKIDGIIVPTGVLDVTQYRDDVTDRVSQEVIAYTIDTDMNNKHVVIVDDVLYTGRTVRASLDAILDHVRPKRISLATLVDRGHRELPIRADFIGKNIPTALSEEIVVMLDEIDDKTQVYIK; this comes from the coding sequence ATGGATAAGCGTATTATTCTTGATGACAAGGCAATTGACCGTACGCTGACGCGAATCGCACATGAAATATTAGAGAATAATAAAGGTGCGCACGACCTCGTATTACTCGGTATTAGAACGCGTGGTATTTATCTCGCACAACGTATTCAGTCTAAAATTGAGAAGATTGACGGTATTATTGTGCCGACAGGTGTATTAGATGTCACGCAATATCGCGATGATGTGACTGACCGCGTCTCTCAGGAAGTTATTGCCTATACGATTGACACAGACATGAATAATAAACATGTCGTCATCGTTGATGATGTGCTCTACACTGGAAGAACAGTTCGTGCCTCACTAGATGCGATACTCGATCATGTACGTCCGAAACGTATCAGTTTAGCGACATTAGTAGATAGAGGACATCGTGAACTTCCGATACGGGCAGACTTTATCGGTAAGAATATTCCGACAGCATTAAGTGAAGAAATCGTTGTGATGCTGGATGAAATTGACGACAAAACACAAGTATATATTAAGTAA
- a CDS encoding aspartate carbamoyltransferase catalytic subunit: protein MKHLHSITELSNDDIMHTIERAIKIKNGEIPHYENIYTANLFFENSTRTKCSFEMAERKLGFQVIPFETSTSSVTKGESLYDTCKTLESIGCDVLVIRHPENNYYEQLKGLNIPVVNGGDGSGQHPTQCLLDLMTIYEEYGKFEGLKIIICGDILNSRVARSNYHALTSLGAQVKFVAPEIWQDHSLDADYVSIDDAIDEVDVCMLLRVQHERHHEDAANFSQVNYNGLYGLTRARYDRLKEDAIILHPAPVNRDVEIDSELVEAPKSRIFKQMENGVYTRMSILSQVIENNR, encoded by the coding sequence ATGAAACATCTGCATTCAATTACTGAACTTTCAAATGATGATATTATGCACACGATTGAACGTGCAATAAAGATTAAAAATGGTGAAATACCTCACTATGAAAATATTTATACTGCGAATCTTTTCTTTGAAAATTCAACACGAACAAAATGTTCATTTGAAATGGCTGAACGTAAACTCGGCTTTCAGGTTATACCGTTTGAAACAAGTACTTCAAGTGTGACGAAAGGTGAGAGTTTATATGATACGTGTAAGACGCTTGAGAGTATCGGTTGCGATGTGCTGGTGATCAGACATCCTGAGAATAATTATTATGAACAGTTAAAGGGGCTTAACATACCGGTAGTCAACGGAGGAGATGGCAGTGGTCAGCATCCGACACAATGTTTACTGGACTTAATGACCATCTATGAAGAATATGGAAAGTTTGAAGGGTTGAAGATTATCATCTGTGGCGATATCTTAAATTCTCGTGTTGCAAGAAGTAATTATCATGCACTGACAAGCCTAGGTGCACAAGTGAAATTCGTTGCACCAGAAATTTGGCAGGATCATTCATTAGATGCCGACTATGTCAGTATCGATGATGCAATTGATGAGGTTGATGTCTGTATGCTGCTTCGTGTACAGCATGAGCGTCATCACGAAGATGCAGCGAACTTCTCTCAAGTCAACTATAATGGTTTGTACGGGTTAACGAGAGCAAGATATGATAGATTAAAAGAGGATGCTATCATATTACACCCGGCTCCAGTGAATCGGGATGTAGAAATTGATAGTGAACTTGTTGAAGCGCCAAAGTCACGTATTTTTAAACAGATGGAAAACGGTGTGTACACACGCATGAGTATTTTAAGTCAAGTCATTGAAAATAATCGATAG
- a CDS encoding RluA family pseudouridine synthase, with amino-acid sequence METFNFEINEEETGLRIDKFLADANPDWSRSQIQDWIKNDLVLVNGKVIKSNYKLRLNDEIAVTEKPVEEIDLVAQDLGIEIYYEDKDVAIVYKPKGMVVHPAPGHPDGTLVNGLMYAITDLSGINGEIRPGIVHRIDKDTSGLLMIAKNDIAHRGLVDQLVDKSVTRKYTALVHGVIPHEFGTIDAPIGRNQKDRQEMAIVDNGKHAVTHFNVLETFDKYTLVECVLETGRTHQIRVHMKHIGFPLVGDPKYGPKKTMDIGGQALHAGVLGFEHPVTGEYIERSAPLPQYFEELLTKLRK; translated from the coding sequence ATGGAAACATTTAATTTTGAAATAAATGAAGAAGAAACAGGCTTGCGTATCGATAAGTTCCTTGCGGATGCGAATCCAGACTGGTCTCGTAGCCAGATTCAGGACTGGATTAAAAATGATCTCGTGCTAGTAAACGGTAAAGTCATTAAATCAAATTATAAACTACGTTTAAATGATGAAATCGCAGTAACTGAGAAACCAGTAGAAGAGATTGATCTTGTGGCACAAGACTTAGGCATAGAAATTTATTATGAGGATAAGGATGTTGCAATTGTCTACAAGCCAAAAGGGATGGTGGTACATCCAGCACCGGGTCATCCGGATGGAACGTTAGTGAATGGCTTAATGTATGCGATCACAGACCTATCAGGGATCAATGGTGAGATTCGTCCGGGCATCGTGCATCGTATCGATAAGGATACTTCTGGGTTACTGATGATTGCTAAAAATGATATCGCACATCGCGGTCTAGTCGATCAGCTCGTAGATAAATCTGTAACGCGTAAATATACTGCGCTCGTTCATGGCGTGATTCCACATGAATTTGGTACGATTGACGCACCGATTGGGCGCAATCAGAAAGACCGTCAGGAAATGGCGATTGTCGATAATGGTAAACATGCTGTAACACACTTTAATGTGCTGGAAACATTCGATAAGTATACACTCGTAGAATGTGTACTTGAAACAGGTCGAACACATCAGATTCGTGTACATATGAAGCATATTGGTTTCCCGCTTGTCGGTGATCCGAAATATGGTCCGAAGAAGACGATGGACATCGGGGGTCAGGCATTACACGCAGGCGTATTAGGTTTTGAACATCCTGTTACAGGTGAGTATATTGAACGCAGTGCGCCACTTCCACAATACTTTGAAGAATTGTTGACAAAGTTAAGAAAGTAA